CTTTTTCTTTGAAAAGTATAATTTGCGTATATTTACTCCTCTATGACTTGTAAGACTTGTGGAGCAATAAAGACTTTACCGTAAGAACCTTCACTAACCTGGAACAAGATGCCAGCATTAACCAGTTTTTCAACATTCTGTTGTGCAGATCGATATGTAACGTCTAGAATTTCTTGGGCTTGAGGAATAGTAAGAATAGGTGACTCAAACAAGCTGTCTGCAAGACGTAATAATAAGGCAGTAGCACGAGCTTGGGTTAATTCGTTTCTCCAGTGAATTTGTAAATCTTGTAACTTTTTTGACCGAATCACCGCATCTTTTGATTGTTCTGTTACTCCTTGGAGAAAAAATATCAGCCACTCGCGCCAATTACCATGCTTGCTGATGCCTAACATAAAATCGTAATATTTTTGTCTATGTTTCTCAAAGTAAGCGCTGAGATAAAGTAAGGGTAAGGGTAATAAATTCCAGTTCAATAAAAGTAGTGAAATTAGTAATCTTCCGATACGTCCATTACCATCCATAAATGGATGAATGCTCTCAAACTGATAGTGAATTAAACCTATCCGAATTAATGGCGGATAATTACAATTGTCATGTAAATATTTTTCTAGTTCATTTAGGCATTGGTGCATTTCTGGTACGGGAGGAGGAATAAATCGAGCATCGTTGATAATAGATCCTGATTGCCCAATATAATTTTGATAACGACGAAATTCTCCGGGAGCCGCATTTTTGCCGCGCACACCATCTACTAAGCGTTCATGGAGTTCGCATATAAAACGTAAACAAATTGGTAAGCTACTAAGTCTATCTAAACCGTACTCTAGTGTGCGTACATAATTTAATACTTCTTGTGCATCTCCTTCGGGTGGAGGAGGGAGAACACCAGGAAGTGAGAGTTGTCCTGTTTCATAAGCATAAAGATTGGCTATATTTGTTTGCGTTCCTTCAATCCGTGAGGAAAGAACGGCTTCTCGGCGAATAAATGGACGAATGAGAAGGGTCGGATTTGGCATAGTGCGTCCTAATCCAGCAAGTTCACCTAAAGCGCGATCAGCATCTGAAAGAGTACGCCAAATTTCTATATCCAGTTCAATTACTGGTGGTAAGGAGTTAGGAACAAAAGCATAACAAGAGTTGTTACCTTCTTCTATTTGTACTAATCTACCTGTAGGACTATTTTGGAAGTCGTCTGCGTTCATACTAGGTTTTTAGTTTTCTATAAAATATGTACATTAAAACTAAGTTTATAGAAAATACAAATTTCAATGTAATAAGACTGAAAGTTTATCTCTTAAATCTTGTCCTCCATGAATAACGCATAGTCTTAAATGCAAGTCTTCCTCGTGGTCG
This genomic window from Merismopedia glauca CCAP 1448/3 contains:
- a CDS encoding Fic family protein; amino-acid sequence: MNADDFQNSPTGRLVQIEEGNNSCYAFVPNSLPPVIELDIEIWRTLSDADRALGELAGLGRTMPNPTLLIRPFIRREAVLSSRIEGTQTNIANLYAYETGQLSLPGVLPPPPEGDAQEVLNYVRTLEYGLDRLSSLPICLRFICELHERLVDGVRGKNAAPGEFRRYQNYIGQSGSIINDARFIPPPVPEMHQCLNELEKYLHDNCNYPPLIRIGLIHYQFESIHPFMDGNGRIGRLLISLLLLNWNLLPLPLLYLSAYFEKHRQKYYDFMLGISKHGNWREWLIFFLQGVTEQSKDAVIRSKKLQDLQIHWRNELTQARATALLLRLADSLFESPILTIPQAQEILDVTYRSAQQNVEKLVNAGILFQVSEGSYGKVFIAPQVLQVIEE